The Candidatus Delongbacteria bacterium genome has a window encoding:
- a CDS encoding methyl-accepting chemotaxis protein has protein sequence MKLNDLSIQTKLGAMFGTIVLMVMVGAAVVVQQTGKQLDDSKLVNLAGRQRMLVQKITRLATDYQLMAVTGMPPEVISSIQRELDETMILFEHTQDALRDGDDKLGIEPIGHAALRADLDSAKVMWKDFDDQLHFIIRSPAGSPEALAAVTFLRANHQSIIGQYNDITTGFEEASTNNVKLVRALILLAILGTSSVSVVSVLLARKMISRPITELADVARQVESGNLDLVLKVKSADEIGQLRSSINEMIAGLKRGRGETQHAAAQAEGMVERIHQTVAALQQGHLKERVDTRGAEGKFRQLGLGVNSALDTLTSPIHQTSQVLAQYANGDFSAELRDLPGELQQLPDSLKHIRENLELLIQEIISVAEAVQEGRMSSRGQAAEFQGSYRVVIERFNQSLDAIGKPFAALNTSLEQVAGGDLRSRMECTTGHDIGVLTARYNDTIASMEQVLAQAKGMVQSVDLGSRQVSDTSQALSQGATEQAAALEEISSSLIEVAGQTRTNAANASQANLLSNKARDAAHRGNQQMQRMLEAMQDISKSSKEISRIMKVIDEIAFQTNLLSLNAAVEAARAGAHGRGFAVVADEVRNLAQRSAKAAQETSELIEGSVRVIDQGGSIAAETAGALAEIVTGITQAGDLVSEINSASSEQSTAIEQVTEALKQIDEVTQTNTASAEEGASSAQELSSLAGRLRDELGRFQVSGEAVRQPAAAAPARSAARATRPAAKPARSTRGVPRPASRPAAPPPDEGKGWVDLESPLRPEDIIHLDDHDFGEF, from the coding sequence ATGAAGTTGAACGACCTGTCCATCCAGACCAAACTGGGCGCCATGTTCGGCACCATCGTGTTGATGGTGATGGTGGGCGCCGCGGTGGTGGTCCAGCAGACCGGCAAGCAGCTGGACGACTCCAAACTGGTCAACCTGGCCGGCCGCCAGCGCATGCTGGTGCAGAAGATCACGCGCCTGGCCACGGACTACCAATTGATGGCCGTGACCGGCATGCCACCCGAGGTGATCAGCTCCATCCAGCGCGAGCTGGACGAGACCATGATCCTGTTCGAACACACCCAGGACGCCCTGCGGGACGGGGACGACAAGCTGGGCATCGAACCCATCGGGCACGCCGCGCTGCGCGCCGACCTGGACAGCGCCAAGGTGATGTGGAAGGACTTCGACGACCAGCTGCACTTCATCATCCGCAGCCCGGCGGGATCGCCCGAGGCCCTGGCGGCCGTGACCTTCCTGCGGGCCAACCACCAGTCCATCATCGGGCAGTACAACGACATCACCACGGGCTTCGAGGAGGCCAGCACCAACAACGTGAAGCTCGTGCGGGCCCTTATCCTGCTGGCCATCCTGGGCACCTCCTCCGTCTCCGTGGTCTCGGTGCTGCTCGCGCGCAAGATGATCTCGCGGCCCATCACGGAGCTGGCGGACGTGGCACGCCAGGTGGAGTCGGGCAACCTGGACCTGGTGCTGAAGGTGAAATCCGCCGACGAGATCGGGCAGCTGCGCTCCTCGATCAACGAGATGATCGCCGGGCTGAAGCGCGGGCGCGGCGAGACCCAGCACGCCGCGGCCCAGGCCGAGGGCATGGTGGAGCGCATCCACCAGACGGTGGCCGCGCTGCAGCAGGGCCACCTGAAGGAACGCGTGGACACCCGGGGCGCCGAGGGCAAGTTCCGCCAGCTGGGGCTGGGCGTCAACAGCGCGCTGGACACGCTGACCAGTCCTATCCACCAGACCAGCCAGGTCCTGGCCCAGTACGCCAACGGCGACTTCTCCGCCGAACTGCGCGACCTGCCGGGCGAGCTGCAGCAGCTGCCCGACTCCCTCAAGCACATCCGCGAGAACCTGGAGCTGCTGATCCAGGAGATCATCTCCGTGGCCGAGGCCGTCCAGGAGGGCCGCATGAGCAGCCGCGGCCAGGCCGCCGAATTCCAGGGCAGCTACCGCGTGGTGATCGAGCGCTTCAACCAGAGCCTGGACGCCATCGGCAAGCCCTTCGCCGCGCTGAACACCAGCCTGGAGCAGGTGGCCGGCGGCGACCTGCGCAGCCGGATGGAGTGCACCACCGGTCACGACATCGGCGTGCTGACCGCGCGCTACAACGACACCATCGCCTCGATGGAGCAGGTGCTCGCCCAGGCCAAGGGCATGGTCCAGAGCGTGGACCTGGGCTCGCGCCAGGTGTCCGACACCAGCCAGGCCCTCTCCCAGGGCGCCACGGAGCAGGCCGCCGCGCTGGAGGAGATCAGCTCCAGCCTGATCGAGGTGGCGGGCCAGACCCGCACCAACGCGGCCAACGCCAGCCAGGCCAACCTGCTCTCCAACAAGGCGCGCGACGCCGCGCACCGGGGCAACCAGCAGATGCAGCGCATGCTGGAAGCCATGCAGGACATCAGCAAATCCTCCAAGGAGATCAGCCGCATCATGAAGGTGATCGACGAGATCGCCTTCCAGACCAACCTGCTCAGCCTGAACGCCGCGGTGGAGGCGGCCCGGGCGGGCGCCCACGGCCGCGGCTTCGCCGTGGTGGCCGACGAGGTGCGCAACCTGGCCCAGCGCAGCGCCAAGGCCGCCCAGGAGACCAGCGAGCTGATCGAGGGCAGCGTGCGCGTGATCGACCAGGGCGGCAGCATCGCGGCGGAGACCGCCGGCGCGCTGGCCGAGATCGTCACGGGCATCACCCAGGCCGGCGACCTGGTCAGCGAGATCAACAGCGCCTCCAGCGAGCAGTCCACGGCCATCGAACAGGTGACCGAGGCCCTGAAGCAGATCGACGAGGTGACCCAGACCAACACGGCCTCCGCCGAGGAGGGCGCCTCGAGCGCCCAGGAACTGAGCAGCCTCGCCGGACGCCTGCGCGACGAACTGGGCCGCTTCCAGGTGAGCGGCGAAGCGGTCCGTCAGCCCGCGGCCGCTGCTCCGGCGCGCTCCGCGGCCCGGGCGACCCGTCCCGCCGCCAAGCCGGCCCGCAGCACGCGCGGCGTGCCCCGTCCGGCCAGCCGCCCGGCGGCGCCGCCGCCGGACGAGGGCAAGGGCTGGGTGGACCTGGAGTCCCCGCTGCGGCCGGAGGACATCATCCACCTGGACGACCACGACTTCGGCGAGTTTTAG
- a CDS encoding protein-glutamate O-methyltransferase CheR: MVLELSQDAFSRLSRLVYDRFRILLTERKRSLVVSRLSRFVQTQGFERFEDYLDSVEDDRSGRAVSELVNRLSTNFTFFNREPAHFEFFQRTFLPERDRAARGDKRLHIWVPGCSSGEEPWMLAICLSEHYGPTVAQKAAILATDISARALSTALEGLYSGENTSRLPASLRHKYFDEVGPDSWRVKDGLRNLVLFRRLNLNRPSYPFRRPMDAIFCRNVMIYFDQQTREALSRRFHLNLLADGCLFIGHSETIESTELFSRVLPAIYRRKETA; the protein is encoded by the coding sequence GTGGTCCTCGAACTCTCCCAGGATGCGTTCTCGCGGCTCAGCCGCCTGGTCTACGATCGCTTCCGCATCCTGCTCACCGAACGCAAGCGCTCGCTGGTGGTCAGCCGCCTGAGCCGCTTCGTGCAGACCCAGGGCTTCGAGCGCTTCGAGGACTACTTGGACTCCGTGGAGGACGACCGCTCCGGCCGCGCCGTCTCCGAGCTGGTGAACCGCCTCTCCACCAACTTCACCTTCTTCAACCGCGAGCCCGCCCACTTCGAATTCTTCCAGCGCACCTTCCTGCCGGAGCGCGACCGCGCGGCACGCGGCGACAAGCGTCTGCACATCTGGGTGCCGGGCTGTTCCAGCGGCGAGGAGCCCTGGATGCTGGCCATCTGCCTGTCCGAGCACTACGGCCCAACGGTGGCCCAAAAGGCCGCCATCCTGGCCACGGACATCTCGGCGCGCGCGCTCTCCACGGCCCTGGAGGGCCTCTACAGCGGGGAGAACACCAGCCGGCTGCCCGCCAGCCTGCGGCACAAGTACTTCGACGAAGTGGGGCCGGACTCCTGGCGCGTCAAGGACGGCCTGCGCAACCTGGTGCTGTTCCGCCGGCTCAACCTCAACCGGCCCTCCTATCCCTTCCGCCGGCCCATGGACGCGATCTTCTGCCGCAACGTGATGATCTACTTCGACCAGCAGACGCGCGAAGCCCTCTCCCGGCGCTTCCACCTCAACCTGCTGGCCGACGGCTGCCTGTTCATCGGCCACTCCGAGACCATCGAGAGCACGGAGTTGTTCTCCCGCGTGCTGCCGGCCATCTATCGGCGGAAGGAGACGGCGTGA
- a CDS encoding chemotaxis protein CheD, giving the protein MNTLYAGIGELVVSKSAQDELKTMALGSCVGVILLDPVNRIAGLVHVALPEASINPERAQRKPGSFADTAIPALLAEVRRLGWNGQSRVIIKLAGGATILDANNTFNIGKRNLLAVRKALWEHRLAPLAEETGDSISRTVVVSIATGKVRISTPGREDHYL; this is encoded by the coding sequence ATGAACACGCTCTACGCCGGCATCGGCGAACTGGTCGTGAGCAAGAGCGCGCAGGACGAGCTGAAGACCATGGCCCTGGGCTCCTGCGTGGGCGTGATCCTGCTGGATCCCGTCAACCGCATCGCCGGCCTGGTCCACGTGGCCCTGCCCGAGGCCAGCATCAACCCCGAGCGCGCCCAGCGCAAGCCGGGCAGTTTCGCGGACACGGCCATCCCCGCCCTGCTGGCGGAGGTGCGCCGCCTGGGCTGGAACGGCCAGAGCCGGGTGATCATCAAGCTGGCCGGCGGCGCGACCATCCTCGACGCCAACAACACCTTCAACATCGGCAAGCGCAACCTCCTGGCCGTGCGCAAGGCGCTCTGGGAGCACCGCCTGGCCCCCCTGGCGGAAGAGACGGGGGACTCCATCAGCCGCACGGTGGTCGTGTCCATCGCCACGGGGAAAGTGCGCATCTCCACCCCGGGGCGGGAGGATCATTACCTATGA
- a CDS encoding HDOD domain-containing protein produces the protein MINADVLAARVQQVPLLSPAVRKLIVMLGNPAANLREISQLVEIDPALTIQVLRAANAAFFHRGMEIRSVQQAVSHLGEELVFSVAVRTCAGDVMNHPLQGYMADDTCLWSHSVYTALAARQLAHLNSEGPEPDLAYTAGLLHDIGKAILSDWLCRAPGSVARRVADPGDHEFIQIEESLLGINHQSAGHALARHWMLPEVICDAILHHHKPGLAGPKSAWLAEIVHVADLLALMAGFTTGADALNYRLDLAGLKHFKFSRAELDRLVSLVQEEFLSAGQALLE, from the coding sequence ATGATCAACGCCGACGTCCTGGCCGCGCGCGTCCAGCAGGTGCCCCTGCTCAGTCCCGCCGTGCGCAAACTGATCGTCATGCTGGGGAACCCGGCCGCCAATCTGCGGGAGATCTCGCAGCTGGTGGAGATCGACCCCGCCCTGACCATCCAGGTGCTGCGCGCGGCCAACGCCGCCTTCTTCCACCGGGGGATGGAGATCCGCAGCGTGCAGCAGGCGGTGTCGCATCTGGGCGAGGAGCTGGTGTTCAGCGTGGCGGTCCGCACCTGTGCGGGCGACGTGATGAACCACCCGCTGCAGGGCTACATGGCCGACGACACCTGCCTCTGGTCGCACAGCGTCTACACGGCCCTGGCCGCGCGCCAGCTGGCGCACCTGAACTCCGAGGGCCCCGAGCCGGACCTGGCCTACACGGCGGGCCTGCTGCACGACATCGGCAAGGCCATCCTCTCCGACTGGCTCTGCCGCGCGCCCGGCTCCGTCGCCCGGCGGGTGGCGGATCCCGGCGACCACGAGTTCATCCAGATCGAGGAGTCGCTGCTGGGCATCAACCATCAGAGCGCGGGCCACGCGCTGGCCCGGCACTGGATGCTGCCCGAGGTGATCTGCGACGCCATCCTGCATCATCACAAGCCCGGGCTGGCCGGCCCCAAGTCCGCGTGGCTGGCCGAGATCGTCCACGTGGCGGACCTGCTGGCCCTGATGGCGGGCTTCACCACGGGCGCTGACGCCCTCAACTACCGGCTGGATCTGGCCGGTCTGAAACACTTCAAATTCTCCCGGGCGGAATTGGACCGCCTGGTCT
- a CDS encoding chemotaxis response regulator protein-glutamate methylesterase, which produces MSGRRVRVLVVDDSALVRAVLTQGLALDPEIEVVGSASDPFVARDRIVQLRPDVLTLDVEMPRMDGVEFLRRLMPQHPLPVLMVSALTERGAQITMEALEAGAVDFVTKPAADVQRGLGEMLAELREKVKAVSRADVSRWKTGAAQPRPRPAATRALAVTTDKIIAVGASTGGTQAVRDLMSGFPADMPGTVIVQHMPPGFTRLFAQNLDLVCAMTVREAREGDRLIPGLALVAPGDQHLRVVRSGGTYLVKLDSGEKVNGHRPSVDVLFQSVARDVGANATGVILTGMGGDGAKGLLEMRQAGARTLGQDERSSIVYGMPKVAAELGAVEQQGNPAALGDRLVSFFEKRP; this is translated from the coding sequence GTGAGCGGCCGCCGCGTCCGCGTGCTGGTGGTGGACGACTCCGCCCTGGTGCGCGCCGTCCTGACCCAGGGCCTGGCGCTGGATCCGGAGATCGAGGTGGTGGGCAGCGCCAGCGATCCCTTCGTGGCCCGGGACCGCATCGTGCAGCTCAGGCCCGACGTGCTGACCCTGGACGTGGAGATGCCCCGGATGGACGGCGTGGAGTTCCTGCGCCGCCTGATGCCGCAGCATCCCCTGCCCGTGCTGATGGTCAGCGCGCTGACCGAACGCGGGGCGCAGATCACCATGGAGGCGCTGGAGGCCGGCGCCGTGGACTTCGTCACCAAGCCGGCGGCGGACGTCCAGCGCGGGTTGGGCGAGATGCTGGCGGAGCTGCGCGAGAAGGTCAAGGCCGTCTCCCGCGCGGACGTCAGCCGCTGGAAGACCGGCGCCGCCCAGCCCCGGCCCCGGCCCGCGGCCACCCGCGCCCTGGCCGTCACCACCGACAAGATCATCGCCGTCGGCGCCTCCACGGGGGGCACCCAGGCCGTGCGCGACTTGATGAGCGGCTTTCCCGCCGACATGCCGGGCACGGTGATCGTGCAGCACATGCCGCCGGGCTTCACGCGCCTCTTCGCCCAGAACCTCGACCTGGTCTGCGCCATGACCGTGCGCGAGGCCCGCGAGGGCGACCGGCTGATTCCCGGCCTGGCACTGGTGGCGCCGGGCGACCAGCACCTGCGCGTGGTGCGCAGCGGCGGCACCTATCTGGTCAAGCTGGACTCCGGCGAGAAGGTCAACGGCCACCGGCCCAGCGTGGACGTGCTGTTCCAGAGCGTGGCCCGGGACGTGGGCGCCAACGCCACGGGCGTGATCCTGACGGGCATGGGCGGCGACGGCGCCAAGGGGCTGCTGGAGATGCGCCAGGCGGGCGCCCGCACCCTGGGCCAGGACGAGCGCAGCTCCATCGTCTACGGCATGCCCAAGGTGGCGGCCGAACTGGGCGCGGTGGAACAGCAGGGCAACCCCGCCGCGCTGGGCGACCGGCTCGTCTCCTTCTTCGAGAAGCGGCCATGA
- a CDS encoding chemotaxis protein CheW translates to MSTLDRLIADAEDSVDTLDQKHLTFRLGSEDYGIPIAAVIEIIGIQPITDLPEVPPWIRGVVNLRGRVVPVMDVRLRFGMPARDYDDRTCIIVASMNGENVGLIVDAVREVMSIPPEQVTAPPSVGSSAANQYIHGLGMTGERVVILLDTGRLLYGEAHERLGAALR, encoded by the coding sequence ATGAGCACGCTTGACCGGCTGATCGCCGACGCGGAAGACTCCGTCGACACCCTGGACCAGAAGCACCTGACCTTCCGCCTGGGCAGCGAGGATTACGGCATCCCCATCGCGGCGGTGATCGAGATCATCGGCATCCAGCCCATCACCGACCTGCCCGAGGTGCCGCCCTGGATCCGCGGCGTGGTGAACCTGCGCGGCCGCGTGGTGCCCGTGATGGACGTGCGTCTGCGCTTCGGCATGCCGGCCCGCGACTACGACGACCGCACCTGCATCATCGTCGCCAGCATGAACGGCGAGAACGTCGGCCTGATCGTGGACGCCGTGCGCGAGGTGATGAGTATCCCGCCGGAACAGGTCACGGCGCCGCCCTCGGTGGGCAGCTCGGCGGCCAACCAGTACATCCACGGCCTGGGCATGACCGGCGAGCGCGTGGTGATCCTGCTGGACACGGGGCGCCTGCTCTACGGCGAGGCCCACGAGCGGCTGGGCGCGGCGCTGCGGTAG